A segment of the Acidobacteriota bacterium genome:
CCGCCGAGCACTTCGGGATCGTCTCCGGGGGGCCCGACCCTCGCCGCAAGTTTTTCGACGGTCTCCTGGCCCTGTTCCAACCCGTCTATCTCACGGCCCTCGCACGTTACCGTCGGACCCTCCGACAGAAAAGCGCCGTTCTTCACCGGGGGAAGGTCCGAATGGAGGAACTGGAGACGTGGAACCGGGCGCTGCTGGACGGCGCGCAGGAACTCGTCGAGCGCCGCGCCGCTTTCATCGCGCAATTTTCGGCGGGAATCCCCACCGACCGTTTTTCCGGGGCCCCTCTCGCGGTGGTGTATCACCCGTCGTTGCCCCTGGAACTCCTGAGGGAACCCGAAGCCGCGGAGAAGCTTCTCCGGGAGCGGGCGCAGCGTGAAATCGAGAGCGGCCGGTGCCTGTACGGTCCCCACCTGGACCGCTACGAGATCACCCTCGACGGTCACCCGGTCCGAAAGTTCGGCTCCAGCGGCCAGAAGCGGTCCGTTCTCTTCACGTTCTACCTGAACGCCCTTCACCTGTTCATGCAGATCCGGGGCGCTTTCCCCATCGTCCTGGTGGACGACGCCGACATGGAACTCGACCGCTCCCGAATCCTCACCTTCGTGGAAGCCCTTTCGGAAGCCTCCCAGATCTTTCTCACCACATCGAAACCGGAACTTTTCGAGGGTGTTTTACACCCCCACCGCCGGCTGCGCGTCTGCGCCGGCGAGGTGAGCCCGGGGTGAGCCGTCCGAACCCGGAACCCCAACCGATACCGGCGCATGATCAATGGCGGATGCTCCCGCAAAAGGACCCTCGCCCGGTGCGACCGACACCGGGAAAATCCCCGTTGAACGCCCGGGAGTGAAATGGTAGGATAACCGCTTATTTTGAGCCGGGAGACCGCCATGGCTGATATTTACCCATTCCATGAAATCGAAAAAAAATGGCAGGCCAACTGGGACGCCCGCAGCGTGCACCGCTGCGACGAGCGTTCCGACCGGCCAAAGTACTACGTCCTGGAGATGCTCCCCTACCCGTCCGGACGTCTCCACATGGGGCACGTGCGCAACTACAGCATCGGCGACGCCGTGGCCCGTTACAAGCGAATGGCGGGGTACAACGTGCTGCACCCCATCGGGTGGGACGCCTTCGGCCTCCCGGCCGAGAATGCCGCCATCAAGCATGGCATCCACCCCGAGACGTGGACGCTGGAGAACATCGCCTTCATGAAGTCCCAGATGCGCAAGCTGGGCTTCAGCTACGACTGGGAACGGGAGTGCGCCACGTGCCTGCCCGACTACTACCGCTGGAACCAGTGGTTCTTCCTGAAGATGTACGAGAAGGGCCTGCTCTACCGGAAACACTCCACCGTCAACTGGTGCAACGCCTGCCAGACGGTCCTGGCCAACGAGCAGGTGGTGAACGGCGGGTGTTGGCGGGATGGGACCCCCATCGTCCAGAAGCGCCTGGACCAGTGGTTCATCGCCACGACCACCTACGCCGCCGAGCTGCTCGACGAGATCGACCGGCTGGAGCAGTGGCCGGAGCGCGTCCGGACCATGCAGCGGAACTGGATCGGCCGCTCCCGAGGGGCCAGCGTCCACTTCCCCGTCGACGGCTCCGGCGGGGCCATCGAGATCTTCACCACGCGCATCGACACCATCTACGGTGCCAACTCCGTGCTCCTGTCGGCGGAGCACCCGCTGGTGGAGACGCTCCTGGAGAACAACCCCGACCGGGAGGGCATCGAGGCCTTCCTGGACGAGATGCTGAGAAAGAGCAAGCAGGACCGCGCCTTCGCCGACACTACCAAGGAGGGCATCTTCCTGGGCCGCTACGCCGTCAACCCCTTCACGAGGGAGAAACTTCCCATCTGGGTGGCCAATTTCATCCTGATGGAGTACGGCACCGGCGCCATCATGTCGGTCCCCGCCCACGACGGGCGCGACCGGGAATTCGCCCTGAAGTACGACCTCCCCATCCGGCCCGTGATCCGCCCCGAGGGCGGCGAGCCGGTGGACGGGCTCTTCGAGGAGTACGGCGTCCTGTGCAACTCGGGCCCCTACGACGGCCTCGGCTGCGAGGAGGCCATGGACCGCATGGCCGCCGACGCCGAGGCGGGCGGCTTCGGAAAGGCCGCCGTCAGCTTCCGGCTGCGTGACTGGGGCGTCTCCCGGCAGCGCTACTGGGGGACACCCATTCCGATCGTCCACTGCGACGCCTGCGGGCTGCAACCGGTCCCCTTCGAGCAGCTCCCGGTGCT
Coding sequences within it:
- a CDS encoding DNA replication/repair protein RecF; amino-acid sequence: MYLERLETYGFRNLRDGTVAFDPGINLITGLNGQGKTNLIEAVYCACLSKSFRTRQLEECAAYGSRGFRVLCSVLGGVLLDLVETRFSDGEKRLLLNGSEADVTRIIERAPVLCVTAEHFGIVSGGPDPRRKFFDGLLALFQPVYLTALARYRRTLRQKSAVLHRGKVRMEELETWNRALLDGAQELVERRAAFIAQFSAGIPTDRFSGAPLAVVYHPSLPLELLREPEAAEKLLRERAQREIESGRCLYGPHLDRYEITLDGHPVRKFGSSGQKRSVLFTFYLNALHLFMQIRGAFPIVLVDDADMELDRSRILTFVEALSEASQIFLTTSKPELFEGVLHPHRRLRVCAGEVSPG
- a CDS encoding leucine--tRNA ligase, whose product is MADIYPFHEIEKKWQANWDARSVHRCDERSDRPKYYVLEMLPYPSGRLHMGHVRNYSIGDAVARYKRMAGYNVLHPIGWDAFGLPAENAAIKHGIHPETWTLENIAFMKSQMRKLGFSYDWERECATCLPDYYRWNQWFFLKMYEKGLLYRKHSTVNWCNACQTVLANEQVVNGGCWRDGTPIVQKRLDQWFIATTTYAAELLDEIDRLEQWPERVRTMQRNWIGRSRGASVHFPVDGSGGAIEIFTTRIDTIYGANSVLLSAEHPLVETLLENNPDREGIEAFLDEMLRKSKQDRAFADTTKEGIFLGRYAVNPFTREKLPIWVANFILMEYGTGAIMSVPAHDGRDREFALKYDLPIRPVIRPEGGEPVDGLFEEYGVLCNSGPYDGLGCEEAMDRMAADAEAGGFGKAAVSFRLRDWGVSRQRYWGTPIPIVHCDACGLQPVPFEQLPVLLPPLERIDYHGGSPLANIETFVKSECPKCGGPARRDTDTMDTFVDSSWYFLRYADARIDTAPVDVEKVRYWFPVDIYIGGIEHAVGHLIYARFWWKMMRDLGLVEGAEPVKRLFTQGMVIKDGAKMSKSLGNLVDPDEYAERYGADACRLLMLFAAPPEKDLEWSDQGIEGCFRFLNRVWRLFEKHKDGLRVKVGVPDRAALTPRQTKALRKVHDTVRRVTEDIDERLHFNTAIAACMELVNELYLWDADGLTEAGDPAVFRSACETVALILAPLVPHIAEELWALCGNAGPVIDVPWPVADPAFLVEDALEIPVMVNGKLRAKVMVPPGAGEEVMRAAALASPRIAELLKTGALAKAVCVPGKVVNLVIR